A stretch of the Natrinema sp. CBA1119 genome encodes the following:
- a CDS encoding tyrosine-type recombinase/integrase, with translation MPGMTYNPLGLSGQRDENGTFRAAPDSQYIRFRETAKDGDVLDELIGLTLTSTGIRAAAMAHMKPSWWRNGPNERPHLQIPYGEICELGSGNGSGGDTSREGVPCFHCRNRADKRWAPAGADFTPKSEAGVRPIPVRDDDTIHILNSYFDLYENVTSQGTITNRVKGIADRAGFERRVVAHDLRDTYGTLLAKKDFGPHKIKTLMGHANLEEAIKYIKLAGEDVQDEYDDKW, from the coding sequence ATGCCAGGAATGACCTACAACCCGCTCGGCCTCTCGGGCCAGCGGGACGAGAACGGTACGTTCAGAGCAGCACCGGACTCACAGTATATCCGGTTCCGTGAGACCGCGAAGGACGGCGATGTCCTTGATGAACTCATCGGCCTGACACTCACCTCGACCGGTATCCGAGCAGCAGCGATGGCTCACATGAAGCCGTCGTGGTGGCGTAACGGACCGAACGAGCGACCGCACCTTCAGATCCCCTACGGGGAGATATGCGAGCTCGGTTCGGGCAACGGGAGCGGCGGAGACACAAGCCGGGAAGGCGTCCCGTGTTTCCATTGCCGGAACCGGGCAGACAAACGGTGGGCCCCCGCCGGTGCGGATTTCACGCCGAAGTCCGAGGCAGGTGTCCGACCGATTCCGGTTCGGGATGACGACACGATCCACATCTTGAACAGTTACTTCGACCTCTACGAGAACGTCACGTCGCAAGGGACGATCACTAATCGAGTGAAAGGCATTGCCGACCGGGCGGGTTTCGAGCGACGGGTAGTTGCGCACGATCTCCGCGACACGTACGGTACGCTGCTGGCGAAGAAAGACTTCGGACCCCACAAGATCAAGACCCTGATGGGGCACGCGAACCTCGAAGAGGCGATCAAGTACATCAAACTCGCTGGAGAAGACGTGCAAGACGAATATGATGATAAGTGGTGA